The sequence atttatttcctctctctctctctcccctttctcctctctcttcctcttacCTTCACTCTCTTCTATCTCTCCATCATGCCCCCACTCCTCTCTCAGGGATGTCAGTGGATTTGGTTAGTCCACCCTCTCCCACTCCATCCCTCATCGAGGTGAAGGAAGAGACGCGTCTGGTGTTGAAGAGTTTTCTCGGTCATGCTCTCTCTGTCGCTCCTCCAGATCGGCCGGGGAGGATTGGGGGAGAATATCACGACCCCAACAAGTacaggtacacagacacacacacacacttggccaTCTCAGTGCCTTTGTGTTGTCATTTTTTCACACTCTTAAactgttctctgtctctctctctctctctctctctctctctctttctcatacacacacgcacagtgtGCTGCAGAAAGAGAAGCAGAGGAAAGAGGAGAGCGGATGGGACTCTCTGGATGAGAAGATCAGTGCTGCAGAGGAAAAGAAACACGGCATCAAAAATCTGATAAAGAGACGTCTCAGGCCACGCCCCTCTTCCCACCGACACGCCCAGAAGGATACCAGCGCTGACCAATTACAGAACGGTGCTGTTTCTAGCCAGGGAGAAGTGCCTGCTACACCGAAGAAAAGTGTAGCTTCAGGTTCACAGGGCTATGCACAGGTGAAGAGGAATGGATGCTTTGATTTGTTGATTCATTGATTTTTGACtcattgattcattgattcttGACTCTTTGATTTTTGACTCATTGATTCTTTGATTCATTGAGTTTTGACTCATCGATTCTttgattcattgatttttacatttacatttctggtatttggcagatgctcttatccagagcgacgtacaaaagtgctttaagtctctatctatgaatacattaacactggttcagtcgattacagacttaggatactattagcctaaaattggtggttgttttgttttgttttaaacatgtaaCAATACATTGATTTTTGACTCATTGATTCTTTGATTCATTGATTTTTGACACATTTATTGCTTGTCATTGATTTTTGActcattgattcattcatttttgacTCATTGATtctttgattcattcatttttgacACATTTATTGCTTGAGTCATTGATTTTTGACtcattgattcattgatttttGACTCATTGATTCCTTGATTCATTGATTTTTGACTCATTGAATCATTGATTCATTGATATTTGACTCCTTGATTCcttgaattattattacatgtattttacagaaaaggatttatttatctgaaatctctgtctgttttctaaAAGGATGAAAAATTCTCTGCATCGGATGAGGAGAGTGAGCGGAAAACaaatgataaaaagaaaaagaaaagcaaactgAAGCTGGTGGAACTTTTTAAGAAAAAGCGGCTGACATCACTTCCTATGAAAGGGGATACGGGGTCAGTTAAACCCCCACTGTCACCGAGTGAGTTAAcgtttaatgttaaataaactttattacaGTTGGGTGATGTTTATTTGTCCACTTGTTATTAAGAGggtgcactctctctctctctctctccagcgcACCCTCCTGAGTTCTATGATGGCGTGGCCAAGAAACTGGACCGAATTGCTCAGCAAAGCGTGAAGAGAAAATCACCGACTAAACCTGAACCCATCCAGCCCAAAGGTAAAGACACACATCCTCTTTATTCTTTTGCTTCTCTATCAGTCCAGTTAGACAAGTCCTGCTGCATTTccacatttattttctaatttctTTGCATTCATAACTCCAGTTTAATCAGACTTGACTCATTTTTACACAGAAGATGATAAAGAAGCCATCGTACAGCAACTCGTCCAGATACTGACAACAGAGGGAGACGTCATTAACGAGAAGGTGAGCAGGACAGAGTGAATGCCAACATGTCACATGATCTGTCTGGTGTTAtgccttcactcactcactcactaactcatcgatcacttatttattcatttatctactcatacactcactccacttACTGATTTACAAACTCATTTAatcactcactgcttcactcactgattcactcactgcttcactcactgcttcactcactgcttcactcactgattcactcactgcttcactcactgcttcactcactgcttcactcactgattcactcactgcttcactcactgattcactcactgcttcactcactgattcactcactgattcactcactgattcactcactgcttcactcactgcttcactcactgcttcactcactgcttcactcactgcttcactcactgattcactcactgcttcactcactgcttcactcactgcttcactcactgattcactcactgcttcactcactgcttcactcactgcttcactcactgcttcactcactgattcactcactgattcactcactgcttcactcactgattcactcactgctcatttattttacagattgAATCTAATCCTCTGCTGCGTAAATCTCTGACCCGGATGTCCTACACATCCTTCGCCAGGCTGCTCGACTCCTGTGCCAATGAAGCCGTAGACCCGCCCCTTCCTGTGGCCGAGAGCCCCACCTTGCAGCGTGTGGCCATCACCATGGAGATGACTCGACGTGTTGTCACGGCAACAGGGGTGACGCAGCGTGTGGAGGGATACGCCGAGCGCTACATGGAGAACTTCGCTCCCTGGGTGAAGAGTCAGGGAGGATGGGTAAGGAGCAGAGACTttcctccatttctctctctctctctctctttcttttgtgtccttatcatttatttctatctttctgtttcctattggttctttttttttatttctctgtgtaATAATTAGTTCAGTGTTTAGCTGCTCATCTCACCAGCAGGTGGCAGTGTGACATAAATcatgtgtatttattgtgtgtgtgtgtgtgcatgtgtgtgtgttttacaggaaAACATTGTGCAGAAGGAGGTGCAGGAGTTCGACTAATTGTGCAGTGAACAATCACTGAGGGATTCTGacagagctgtgtctgtgtgtgtgtctgtgtgtgtgtctgtgtatgtctgtgtctctgtgtgtgtgtgtgtctgtgtgtgtgtgtgtgtctgtgtctctgtgtgtctgtgtctctgtgtgtctgtgtctctgtgtgtctgtgtctctgtgtgtctgtctgtgtctctgtgtgtctgtgtgtgtgtgtgtctgtgtctctgtgtgtgtgtgtgtctgtgtgtgtgtgtgtctgtgtgtgtgtgtgtgtgtctgtgtgtgtgtgtgtgtctgtgtctctgtgtgtccgtgtctctgtgtgtctgtgtgtctgtgtgtgtgtgtgtctgtgtctctgtgtgtgtgtgtgtgtgtgtctgtgtgtgtgtgtgtgaaagctgtgaACACACTGAGCTGCACATAATCACTACTGATGACTTCTCTTGTCTCTTTTATACAGACatctatttatgttttttttttttttttttttaagtgtgaaggttttttaaaaaaaaatttttctgggatttttaaaatgtactttttatACCGAAATGTAAGTTATATATAAAAACTCTCTGCCTCATTTATTTTTCCTAACagaacatttatttgtttaaaacagtCTTTATTGTTAATTATTGTACACAGTCACTGGTTCAGGAAATGGTTCAGTTCATTAAAAAAGGATTACACAATGCCTTGTACAAAAGCCTTTGTCGGTAAAGACTGCTTTAAGACGCCTCCTGTATGGAGAAAGCTTGAAGAAAGACACCTCCTGTATGGAGAAAGCTTGAAGAAAGACACCTCCTGTATGGAGAAAGCTTGAAGAAAGACACCTCCTGTATGGAGAAAGCTTGAAGAAAGACACCTCCTGTATGGAGAAAGCTTGAAGAAAGACACCTCCTGTATGGAGAAAGCTTGAAGAAAGACGCCTCCTGTATGGAGAAAGCTTGAAGAAAGACGCCTCCTGTATGGAGAAAGCTTGAAGAAAGACGCCTCCTGTATGGAGAAAGCTTGAAGAAAGACGCCTCCTGTATGGAGAAAGCTTGAAGAAAGACGCCTCCTGTATGGAGAAAGCTTGAAGAAAGACGCCTCCTGTATGGAGAAAGCTTGAAGAAAGACGCCTCCTGTATGGAGAAAGCTTGAAGAAAGACGCCTCCTGTATGGAGAAAGCTTGAAGAAAGACGCCTCCTGTATGGAGAAAGCTTGAAGAAAGACGCCTCCTGTATAGAGAAAGCTTGAAGAAAGACGCCTCCTGTATGGAGAAAGCTTGAAGAAAGACGCCTCCTGTATGGAGAAAGCTTGAAGAAAGACGCCTCCTGTATGGAGAAAGCTTGAAGAAAGACGCCTCCTGTATGGAGAAAGCTTGAAGAAAGACGCCTCCTGTATGGAGAAAGCTTGAAGAAAGACGCCTCCTGTATGGAGAAAGCTTGAAGAAAGACGCCTCCTGTATGGAGAAAGCTTGAAGAAAGACGCCTCCTGTATGGAGAAAGCTTGAAGAAAGACGCCTCCTGTATGGAGAAAGCTTGAAGAAAGACGCCTCCtttatcaatttattttttatttttgtatagcgcttttaacaaagagcattgtctcaaagcagctttacatgagaaacaacataagaaaacaacaaacatataaacagacagacagacagacagtcctagatgttatcccaagtgagcaagcctgaggtgactgaggcgactgtggcaagaaaaactcccttagatggtatgaggaagaaaccttgagaggaaccagactcaaaagggaatccatcctcatttgggtgacaattgtgtgatgtagatacagcatgtgtatagtgttatgtaaatcaataaggaggttgttgtccacagcgctgcttgaatatcccaatcctcacaagcagaacccggctggagccgGTCCATCTCCGGATACCACTGGAgccagcacagtctctgtatgcctcgggatgggtagaagaagggaaacaatggaagagcattagcgtagctgctgttcataatattagcagtactagatgatgtgtatttaatcagatgtactggagcacaaggttatgggatgttagatgtatgccaggataaagagataagtctttagtctacatttaaactgggagactgtgtctgagccccgaacactgtcaggaagactattccaaagtttaggagctaaatacgaaaagactctacccccttttgtggactttgatattctggaaactaccagaagtccggaattttgtgatcttaaagagcgtggtggattgtaacgtgtcagaagactggagagataggtgggagctaaaccaattagagccttgtacgtgagtagagctagtttatagtcaattctaaacttcacaggaagccagtgcagggatgataatattggggttatatgatcatattctcttgatctggtaagaactctggcggctgcattctggactaactgtagcttgtttattgaagatgcaggacaaacacctagtaatgcattacagtagtccagtctggaggtcaggaatacatgaactagtttttctgcatcagatacagataaaatgttcctaagcttggcaatatttctaagatggaagaaggctgtttttgtgatattggaaatatgattttcaaaggataagttactgtctaatattacacccaggtctttcactgttgagctagtagtaacagtacatccttctagatgcaagctgaattgcgagagcttctgtgtactggtttttggaccaataagtaatatctctgtcttatcgaaatttagtaatagaagattatcggtcatccaatctctaat comes from Hemibagrus wyckioides isolate EC202008001 linkage group LG02, SWU_Hwy_1.0, whole genome shotgun sequence and encodes:
- the bcl2l12 gene encoding uncharacterized protein bcl2l12 isoform X3, coding for MSVDLVSPPSPTPSLIEVKEETRLVLKSFLGHALSVAPPDRPGRIGGEYHDPNKYSVLQKEKQRKEESGWDSLDEKISAAEEKKHGIKNLIKRRLRPRPSSHRHAQKDTSADQLQNGAVSSQGEVPATPKKSVASGSQGYAQDEKFSASDEESERKTNDKKKKKSKLKLVELFKKKRLTSLPMKGDTGSVKPPLSPTHPPEFYDGVAKKLDRIAQQSVKRKSPTKPEPIQPKEDDKEAIVQQLVQILTTEGDVINEKIESNPLLRKSLTRMSYTSFARLLDSCANEAVDPPLPVAESPTLQRVAITMEMTRRVVTATGVTQRVEGYAERYMENFAPWVKSQGGWENIVQKEVQEFD
- the bcl2l12 gene encoding apoptosis facilitator Bcl-2-like protein 14 isoform X2 — its product is MPPTNSLRMSVDLVSPPSPTPSLIEVKEETRLVLKSFLGHALSVAPPDRPGRIGGEYHDPNKYSVLQKEKQRKEESGWDSLDEKISAAEEKKHGIKNLIKRRLRPRPSSHRHAQKDTSADQLQNGAVSSQGEVPATPKKSVASGSQGYAQDEKFSASDEESERKTNDKKKKKSKLKLVELFKKKRLTSLPMKGDTGSVKPPLSPTHPPEFYDGVAKKLDRIAQQSVKRKSPTKPEPIQPKDDKEAIVQQLVQILTTEGDVINEKIESNPLLRKSLTRMSYTSFARLLDSCANEAVDPPLPVAESPTLQRVAITMEMTRRVVTATGVTQRVEGYAERYMENFAPWVKSQGGWENIVQKEVQEFD
- the bcl2l12 gene encoding uncharacterized protein bcl2l12 isoform X1; translated protein: MPPTNSLRMSVDLVSPPSPTPSLIEVKEETRLVLKSFLGHALSVAPPDRPGRIGGEYHDPNKYSVLQKEKQRKEESGWDSLDEKISAAEEKKHGIKNLIKRRLRPRPSSHRHAQKDTSADQLQNGAVSSQGEVPATPKKSVASGSQGYAQDEKFSASDEESERKTNDKKKKKSKLKLVELFKKKRLTSLPMKGDTGSVKPPLSPTHPPEFYDGVAKKLDRIAQQSVKRKSPTKPEPIQPKEDDKEAIVQQLVQILTTEGDVINEKIESNPLLRKSLTRMSYTSFARLLDSCANEAVDPPLPVAESPTLQRVAITMEMTRRVVTATGVTQRVEGYAERYMENFAPWVKSQGGWENIVQKEVQEFD